The DNA window CACCGGGATGGGCGATGTCGCGCGGGCCGCGGGCTGCTCGCGCGCCACCCTGTACCGCTACTTCCCGAACCGCCAGGCCCTGCGCATCGCGTTCGTACACCGCGAAGCGCGCCGGGTCGCGGCCGCCGTCGCCGAGCAGACCCGCGATATCGCCGATCCGGGCGAGCGCATCGTCGCCGTCATGCTCGCTTCGCTGCGGATGGTCCGCGCCGATCCGACACTGATCGCCTGGTTCACCGCGGGTGATGCGGGCATCGCCAATGAGATCGGTCAATCCTCCGAGGTCATCGAGGCTATTGCCGCGGGTTTGCTGCCGCGGACCGTCGATGACGATCGCGCCCGCCTGGCCCGCTGGCTGGCCCGCATCATCATGTCGCTGCTCACCGCCCCCGGTCGGGACGAGACCGATGAGCGAGCCATGCTCGAGCAGTTCGTCGTTCCGGTCGTCATCGGCGGCGTCACCAACTCTTGACTAGGAGTGCACTCCAGGTCGTAGCGTCGAGGTGTGAGTCAATCGATCGCCGACCAAGGAGGAGAGCCACGCATGATCGCGACCAGGAAGCTGGGACAGTTGACCGTGGGTGCACAGGGTCTGGGCTGTATGGGCATGAGCGGGGCCTACGGTGTGCGCGATAACGACGACGAATCCATTGCCACCATCCATCGCGCGCTGGAACTGGGCGTGACGCTGCTGGACACCGCCAATGTCTACGGTCCGGAGACCAATGAGCGCCTGGTCGGCCGGGCCATCGCCGACCGCCGCGATCAGGTGGTGCTGGCGACCAAGTTCGGCATCGTATGGGGCGAGGACGGATCCCTCGGCGCGCGTGGCAACGCCGCCTATGTAGAGCAGAGCTGCGACGCGTCGCTGGCCCGGCTCGGCGTCGACCATATCGACCTGTACTACCAGCACCGCGTGGACCCGAACGTCCCGGTCGAGGAGACCTGGGGCGCACTCTCGGAATTGGTGGCCGCGGGCAAGGTGCGCTATCTCGGCATCTCGGAGGCGTCGGCCGCGACCATCCGGCGCGCGCATGCGGTGCACCCGGTGACCGCGTTGCAGAGCGAATGGTCGCTGTGGACAAGGGATATCGAGGCCGAGGTGCTGGCGACCTGTCGTGAGTTGGGGATCGGTATCGTGCCCTTCTCGCCGCTCGGGCGCGGCTTCCTGACCGGCGCGATCACCTCCACCGCGGACCTGCCCGCCGACGATATGCGCCGCACGCTTCCGCGATTCGCCGACGGCAACTTCGACCGCAACCTCGCCATCGTCGCGGCGCTGCGCGAGCTGGCCGCTGAAAAGGGCATCACCGCAGGACAATTGGCCCTGGCCTGGGTGCAGAGCCGCGGTGACGATGTGGTTCCCATCCCGGGTACCAAGCGCCGCACCTACCTCGAGGAGAACGTCGCCGCCACCGAGATCACCTTGACCGCCGACGATCTCGCCCGCATCGACGCGGCCGCTCCCGCCACCGCCTTCGCCGGCTCGCGCTACCCGGAGGCGCTCGCCAAGGCCGCGGGCCGCTGATCGACAACGCCGTGGCGGTGGCGTCCTTCGCACCGCCCGGCCGCGTCAATGGTGGACCTGGATCAGGGACTTTGGTCACCGAGGCCGTGCAGCCTGCGTTCGAGATCGGTCAGGTTCTCCAGTGTGCGATCGCGGTTGAGCACGGCGACCGATTCGAGGAGCTGGACACAGACCTCGTCTACCGCGCGCCGGGCGCGATCGCGCTGCGCGGTGATGGTCGCGTGCAGCAATGCGGTGAGCGCGATCGATCCATTGAATGCCTGCAGCGCAATCATTTTCGTCGTCAGGTCGAGGTCCGCGAAGGCGGGGAAATCGCGAGATGCCGCATAGGTGGTGGCTGCGGAGGCGATGAAGGCGCACGGTATCGCGCCCGCCAGGTGAAAACGCATCGCGGCCCAGATGACGAACGGGAAGACCAGGAACAACAGATTCGTCGACACGGTGGTGGCGACCAGTACGACCAGCAACGTGCCCGTTATCAGCGCCGTGGCCTCCACTGCGCGTACGGGCTTGACCTTCTTCGGTTTTCCGGCCGTCATCAGCAATATCAAGGGAGTGACCGTCAGCACGCCCATCGCGTCTCCGGTCCACCACACCGCCCATATTTGGGTCAGATCACGCGCCGCGAGTCTGCCGCTGACGAACAGCGTCAGGCTACCGACCGTCGAGCTGACCAACATCCCGGTCAAGGCCCCGAGAAATACCAGCGCCAGCGCGTCTTTGATCCGGTCGAAATCCCGTTGGAACCCGGCCCGTTGTAGCAGCAGATAAGCAATGATCGGTGCCGCTGTGTTCCCGGCGGCGATGATCAGCACGGCGGGCAGCGTCGGCCCCAGCAAGATATTCACCGCGAAGGCCCCCAGTGCGATACCCGGCCAAGCGCGCAGTCCCAGCAACAACAGGCAGGCCACGCCGATCCCGGTCGGCGGCCATAGCGCGGTAACCTGCCCGCCCACCAATGCCATCCGCAATCCGACCTGTCCGGTCGCGAAGTACGCGACCGCGATAGCGGCGATCCAGAGGATCAGAGCGGTGCGCCTGCCGGGACGACCCACTGACCGAGCATAGTTCGAATTCACCTCCGGTGCTCACGAATCAGGGGATGGCCCAGTCGATACGCCGTACCGCCCGTGGCGCTGAGCAGCAGCATCGGCGGCGCTCGCCTCTCGCTACCTGCGACGCGCACCCGACTTCGACCGCGCAGCGCTGTGGCGTCCGAATGCGCTTCGCGCGCAATCACGTTCGATGGCGAGTCTGGCGGGCACGAGTGCCGTCGCACTCACCGCGGCCGTGGCGCTGCTACAGCGAAAGAATCTCTTCGACCTGCCGCGAACCAATCCGCGGCTGTGGATGGCAGTAATGGTGCTGTATCCGGTGGCGAGCTGTTCACCGCATCCGTCGAGCATTCGATCTATGGGATCGTCATCTTCACCGTCGGCCTGGGCACGTACTTCTATCACGGCGCGGAGCAGGCGCGGCTAGCGCAGCACCTCGCCGATGCCGAATAGTAGGTCCTTCTTTCCTGTCATTTCCACAGGTCAGGGGATTTTTAAAGCCTAATTGCGCGATTTCTAGTCAAACTGAAATCAGTTCAGTATGCTGGCGTCGAAACCGACCGAGGAGACGTCGCCATGACGCAGACCACAAGCCTTTCCGAGACACCCGATCGAGACCTGGGTGGCTGCCCGGTCATGCATCGCGACTTCGCGCCCGCGCAGGCGGCCGGCCACCATTGGGAGTTGGCGGACGAACTGCGCGAGACGAGCCCGGTCTTCTTCAATACCTTCGCCCAGGGCTACTGGGTGTTCACCCGCCATGACGCGGTCCGCGACATCTACAAATTGCCGGAGGTGTTCTCGAGCGAGTCGATCACACCCTGGGAGCCGGACCCGATCTACCGCTTCGTCCCGACGCAGATCGACGCGCCCGACCACATCAAGTACCGCAAGATCGTCAACGCGTGGTTCTCGCCGCACGCGATCGACGAGGCGGAACAGACGATGCGCGACCGGTGCCGCAGACTCGTCGAGGAGGTGGCTCCCACCGGCGCATCCAACTTCGTCGGCGAGTTCGCCCTGCGCTTTCCCACCGAGGCCTTCCTCAGCGTGATCGGCATCGATCCTTCCGACGCGGACCTCTTCGTGCCGTGGGTCGAGGACTTCTTCGGCGGGTTCAGCGGTGACCCCGCCGGTCTGGAGCCGATGGGGAAGGCACTCGAGGGTATCCGCGGGTACTGGGTCGCCGCCCTGGCGGAGCGACGGGCCGATCCGGTGCCTCGCCAAGGCGATCTCGCGACGCACCTACTGCATTCGACCTTCGACGATCGTCCGCTCACCGACGCCGAGATGCTCGACATGCTCACGGTGCTCGTGCTGGCCGGGCTCGATACGACCCGCGGCACGCTCGGCTACCTGTTCCGCCACCTCGCCACGCACCCTGAACATCGCAGGCAGCTGATCGAACAGCCGGAGCTGATCCCGTCCGCGGTGGAGGAGGTGCTGCGTTTGTACACCATCGTCTTCGGCGACGGCCGAAAGGTGACTCGCGACATCGAGTTTCACGGTGTTCAGCTGAAGCGGGGCGATATGGTCTATGCGCTCGTCTCCGGCGCGAACCGAGATCCGCGCGCGTACGACCAGGCCGACGAGTTCGTCATCGATCGCCAGCGCAATCAACATATGGGCTTCGCGAACGGCCCGCACCGGTGCCTCGGCTCCCATCTCGCGCGGCGCGAGCTGCGGATCGCGGTCGAGGAGTGGTTGCGGGTGATCCCGGACTTCCACATCGCGGGCGAGGCAGAGCTGACCGAGCGCGGCGGCGGCGCGATGATGACGCTGACCCGGCTTCCACTGGCCTGGGCGGTGCAGTCGTGAGAATCACGGTCGACGGCGCGAGCTGCACCGGGCACGGCCGCTGCTATTCGATGGCTCCGGACTTGCTCACCTGCGATGACGAGGGCTTCGTCGCGATGCGGGATCAGCCGATCGAGGTGCCCGCCGATCAGACCGAGGCCGCGGCCGACGCGGCCGGGACCTGCCCCGAAGGGGCCATCACGCTGGGTGCGTAGTGACTGTCGCTACCCGAATGCCCACACCACCGATCGACGCTCATCGAGGAGACGCAAAATGGCAAGACGCATAGTGGTGGTCGGCGCAGGCTCCGGCGGTTGTGTCATGGCCGCCCGGCTATCCGAGGACGAGAACAATAACGTAGTGCTCGTCGAGGCCGGGCCCGACTATCCGACACTCGACGACCTGCACGAGCATGTGAAGGATGCCTTTACCTTCGGGTTCACCACACACGACTGGGGCTATGTCTCGGAGGACCACATCCCCGGTTCTGCCAATGCGCCGACCTTCGCCATCGTCGAGCAGGGCGTCCTTCCGGTACTTCGCGGCAAAGTGATGGGTGGCTCGTCCGCGGTCAACGCCACGAACGCGCTGCGCCCGACCCCGCGCGATTTCGAACAGTGGGTAGGCCTCGGCTTGGACAAATGGTCCTGGGACGAGGTCCTGCCGTATCTGAAGCGACTCGAGCGCGATCCGGTCGGCGGTCCACTGCACGGCGTCGACGGACCTGTCCCGATAAAACGATGGAGCGAAGGCGACGGTCTGCGCCCGTTCATGGCGGCCTTTGTCGAATCGGCCGCCAGCCTGGGTTACCGGGTGGTCGACGATCTCAACGGTGCAAGCCAGCTCGGCGTCGGCCCGGTCCCGATGAACCAGCAGGACGGAATCAGACAGAGCACCGCGGTGACTTATCTCGCGGCCGCTCGCGGCCGCAAGAATCTCACGGTACGTGGCGGCGCCGATGTCGACCGGCTCGAGATCGTGGACGGCCGACCACGTGCGGTCGTGCTCGCCGACGGCGAACGCATCGACGCGGATCTGGTGGTGTTGTGCGCGGGATCGATCGGCACCCCGTCGATCCTGATGCGATCCGGAATCGGACCCGCGGAGGTGCTCGAGCAGTTGGACATCCCGGTCGAGGTGCCGCTGGCAGGCGTCGGGCGCAATCTCCGCGATCATCCCCTGGTGTACATGACCTATACCGGTGATGCGGAGGCCATCGGTGAACTCCTGCCACCGCTGCAGGTCGTGCTGACGACCAGCGCGGCGGGGCCGGACGGTTCGGCGGAGATCGACCTGCACATGATCCCGTTCACCCTCGAGCCCGGCTCGATTCTCGTCGCGGTCGGTCTCGTTCGTCCGTACTCGATCGGCTCCACCGAGATCAGATCCGCCGATCCCGGCACCGCCCCGCGGATTCTGCTGAATCTCCTGCATCATCCCGACGATCTGCGCCGCCTGGTGCGCGGCGTCGAACTCACGCGGCAGGTGATGAACTCCGGACCGCTCGCGAAATACGTCGGCGAAGAGTTGTGGCCCGGGCCGTCGGCAGCCACGACCGGTCAACTCACCCAGGCGGTCTTGGAAGCCAAGAACACTTATGCGCATGCGGTGGGCACCGCGGCCATGGGTGAGGCGGGCAGCCCGTGGGCGGTGGTCGGACAGGACTGCAAGGTGCACGGCCTCGATGCGCTGTACATCGCCGACGCGTCGGTGATGCCGACCATCGTCGGTGTGCCGACCAATACCACCACGATGATGATCGCCGAAAGGTGCGCGGACTTCATCAAGGACATATTCAGGTAGCCGATCTCGTGGAGATCAAGGCATTTCATATCGCGAGCCCGGAGCAGAAGTCGCAATACCTTGCGCCCTTGGCGAGTGGTGAGATCAGGTCGGCGTTCGCGATGACCGAGCCCGCTCCGGGCGCGGGCTCGGATCCGTCGGCGCTGATGACCCGGGCCGAGCGGACACCGGCCGGGTGGCGCATCAACGGACGCAAATGGTTCATCACCGGAGCCGACGGCGCCGGGTTCTTCATCATCATGGCGCGTACGTCGGGTGTGCCGGGAGAGCGTGGCGGCGCAACGATGTTCCTGGCTCCGGCCGAAACGCCGGGGCTGCACGTCGGGCGGCACATCCCGACAGCGGACCGCTCGATGCTCGGTGGTCACTGTGAGGTCATCTTCGATCGCGGCGACGCTGTTTCGAGCCCCAGGACGGTCAGGTCGCCGCGATGGCACGGTCGGCGGCCGCTCGGTCGGCCGCGGCAAGTCCGAATACGAGTGCGGCCGCGATGCCGCCGGTGTACGCGCGGTCGTAGAGACCGCCGATATCGGCGCCCGCCGCGAAGAGTCCATCGATGGTTGCACCGCTTGCGGCAAGGACTCTGCCATCCCGGTCGATGCGGATGCCGTGGAACGGAAATGTCAGGGCGGGGCACACCTCGATGACGTAATACGGGCCATGGTCGAGCGGTCGCGCGTCGTAGGCGCGCGGGGGCCGCGCGGCTGAACCGGCGGCGTTGACGGCGCGGATCTGCTCAGCGATGTCGACGCCGTCGTAGCCCCACTCGGTGGGCAGATATGCGAAGTCGTCGAGGTTTTCGGCGATCCCGCAGCGCCCGCACCGGCGTTGTGCCAGATCGAATTTGTCGAGCGCGTCCGCACCTTCGACGTAACTTCCGGTGATCCAGTCGCGGTAGACCCGCTCGTCGGCGACGAGCAATCCGCGGGCCTCCGGTTGGTCCAGCAGTTCCATAGTGGTCAGGTGGTCGCCGACGGTTTCGTCGGTGAACCGGCGGTTGTGGAGGTTGAACAGCAGGGCGTGCTCGCTGTAATACAACGACAGCGCGACGAAGTCGGACGGATCGCGGAACTCTACCCCGGTGGGAATGAGGTGGCCGTAGAAACCGGAGCGTTCCATGCCCGTCGCGGCCCCGACCTCCTCGGCAAGCCGAAGTCCGTCGCCGACGCTGGTCGGATTGGACCGCAACTGCATCGCGCTCGCAGCGGGATGGATGTACTTATCGACCAGCTCCGGATTCGCCTGGAACCCACCAGTCGCGAGTATCGTTGCGCCAGCGCGAATCTCGCGTTCGGTGCCGTCCGGAAGTCGCACCCGAGCGCCGACGACGGCACCGTCTTCGGTGAGCAGGGCTCGAGTGTCGGTCTCGGTGAGCAGCTCGCCCCCGGCGCGGATCCGTCGGCGGCATTCGTCGATGTACCGGTTGGTGTCGAATTGGTGACCGGAACCGTAGCGCAGGACGGTAACCGCGTCGGCGCATTCGACGCCGAGCGACCGGATCCAGGTGATACCAGGCCCGAACCCGTCGACGAGTGCGCGGCGCAGCTCGATATCGCCGCGGGGGTTGACCTCGTCCATGATCGGGTGGGAGGGGGCGGTCCAGGCATATCCCGCGAATTGGGCGGATCCGCCTACTGCGGTTGCCTTTTCGACGACGATCACGGAATTGCCTCGATGCAGTGATCGTGCCGCCGCGGT is part of the Nocardia sp. NBC_00565 genome and encodes:
- a CDS encoding TetR/AcrR family transcriptional regulator, giving the protein MRAASHGDSMSGPGGPGDWLRPRRADIAAEQILDAAARLFVERGVTNTGMGDVARAAGCSRATLYRYFPNRQALRIAFVHREARRVAAAVAEQTRDIADPGERIVAVMLASLRMVRADPTLIAWFTAGDAGIANEIGQSSEVIEAIAAGLLPRTVDDDRARLARWLARIIMSLLTAPGRDETDERAMLEQFVVPVVIGGVTNS
- a CDS encoding aldo/keto reductase; protein product: MIATRKLGQLTVGAQGLGCMGMSGAYGVRDNDDESIATIHRALELGVTLLDTANVYGPETNERLVGRAIADRRDQVVLATKFGIVWGEDGSLGARGNAAYVEQSCDASLARLGVDHIDLYYQHRVDPNVPVEETWGALSELVAAGKVRYLGISEASAATIRRAHAVHPVTALQSEWSLWTRDIEAEVLATCRELGIGIVPFSPLGRGFLTGAITSTADLPADDMRRTLPRFADGNFDRNLAIVAALRELAAEKGITAGQLALAWVQSRGDDVVPIPGTKRRTYLEENVAATEITLTADDLARIDAAAPATAFAGSRYPEALAKAAGR
- a CDS encoding MASE1 domain-containing protein, giving the protein MGRPGRRTALILWIAAIAVAYFATGQVGLRMALVGGQVTALWPPTGIGVACLLLLGLRAWPGIALGAFAVNILLGPTLPAVLIIAAGNTAAPIIAYLLLQRAGFQRDFDRIKDALALVFLGALTGMLVSSTVGSLTLFVSGRLAARDLTQIWAVWWTGDAMGVLTVTPLILLMTAGKPKKVKPVRAVEATALITGTLLVVLVATTVSTNLLFLVFPFVIWAAMRFHLAGAIPCAFIASAATTYAASRDFPAFADLDLTTKMIALQAFNGSIALTALLHATITAQRDRARRAVDEVCVQLLESVAVLNRDRTLENLTDLERRLHGLGDQSP
- a CDS encoding cytochrome P450, producing the protein MTQTTSLSETPDRDLGGCPVMHRDFAPAQAAGHHWELADELRETSPVFFNTFAQGYWVFTRHDAVRDIYKLPEVFSSESITPWEPDPIYRFVPTQIDAPDHIKYRKIVNAWFSPHAIDEAEQTMRDRCRRLVEEVAPTGASNFVGEFALRFPTEAFLSVIGIDPSDADLFVPWVEDFFGGFSGDPAGLEPMGKALEGIRGYWVAALAERRADPVPRQGDLATHLLHSTFDDRPLTDAEMLDMLTVLVLAGLDTTRGTLGYLFRHLATHPEHRRQLIEQPELIPSAVEEVLRLYTIVFGDGRKVTRDIEFHGVQLKRGDMVYALVSGANRDPRAYDQADEFVIDRQRNQHMGFANGPHRCLGSHLARRELRIAVEEWLRVIPDFHIAGEAELTERGGGAMMTLTRLPLAWAVQS
- a CDS encoding ferredoxin produces the protein MRITVDGASCTGHGRCYSMAPDLLTCDDEGFVAMRDQPIEVPADQTEAAADAAGTCPEGAITLGA
- a CDS encoding GMC family oxidoreductase, which translates into the protein MARRIVVVGAGSGGCVMAARLSEDENNNVVLVEAGPDYPTLDDLHEHVKDAFTFGFTTHDWGYVSEDHIPGSANAPTFAIVEQGVLPVLRGKVMGGSSAVNATNALRPTPRDFEQWVGLGLDKWSWDEVLPYLKRLERDPVGGPLHGVDGPVPIKRWSEGDGLRPFMAAFVESAASLGYRVVDDLNGASQLGVGPVPMNQQDGIRQSTAVTYLAAARGRKNLTVRGGADVDRLEIVDGRPRAVVLADGERIDADLVVLCAGSIGTPSILMRSGIGPAEVLEQLDIPVEVPLAGVGRNLRDHPLVYMTYTGDAEAIGELLPPLQVVLTTSAAGPDGSAEIDLHMIPFTLEPGSILVAVGLVRPYSIGSTEIRSADPGTAPRILLNLLHHPDDLRRLVRGVELTRQVMNSGPLAKYVGEELWPGPSAATTGQLTQAVLEAKNTYAHAVGTAAMGEAGSPWAVVGQDCKVHGLDALYIADASVMPTIVGVPTNTTTMMIAERCADFIKDIFR
- a CDS encoding FAD-dependent oxidoreductase, translated to MPEVHTDVLVIGGGMAGLTAAARSLHRGNSVIVVEKATAVGGSAQFAGYAWTAPSHPIMDEVNPRGDIELRRALVDGFGPGITWIRSLGVECADAVTVLRYGSGHQFDTNRYIDECRRRIRAGGELLTETDTRALLTEDGAVVGARVRLPDGTEREIRAGATILATGGFQANPELVDKYIHPAASAMQLRSNPTSVGDGLRLAEEVGAATGMERSGFYGHLIPTGVEFRDPSDFVALSLYYSEHALLFNLHNRRFTDETVGDHLTTMELLDQPEARGLLVADERVYRDWITGSYVEGADALDKFDLAQRRCGRCGIAENLDDFAYLPTEWGYDGVDIAEQIRAVNAAGSAARPPRAYDARPLDHGPYYVIEVCPALTFPFHGIRIDRDGRVLAASGATIDGLFAAGADIGGLYDRAYTGGIAAALVFGLAAADRAAADRAIAAT